From Brassica napus cultivar Da-Ae chromosome C5 unlocalized genomic scaffold, Da-Ae chrC05_Random_1, whole genome shotgun sequence:
ACAATAACTTTTATCAAGAGTTGAAGGGGGACATATGTAAGAACAAAGCTTCTAAGAGACCACATGATACAAACCGACACAGAGACTTATACTACCATTTCAAGTAAACTCAAAGTTGAAGAATCTTACCAGAGTGCTGCAGTAAACTGGCAAGATTGAACAAATCATTCATCGCCTACAACATACAAGACAAAAATTCGTAAATCaccaaggaaaaagaaaaactcgCGAGCTTCTTTTAAAAGTGATTACAGGTCTCTTACCCAAAGGGAGTAGTTGATGATCAGTTAATTTGAGTGAAGGGAGAGAGCTGAGGATCTGGGAGTAGAATCGATCTCGAGTAACAGAAATCAAAGACGAGTGAAGAAGAGGTAGCGGCGTACGAGCTACATCGGAGCTACGGCGAAGGAGATTCGCCGATAAGCTTCCTCACCGCTTCGAGGAGAAGATGTAACACCGCAAAGACGAGTTGCAGGTGGAGACTTTTGGCAATAGAGAGGAACACCGGAGAAACTTGGCTAAGCTTTCACCAGATCAGGTTATCGAATCGCACAAGCAAGAGCTCGAGCCACCATTTGTGTGTGTTGACGATCTCATCCAGGAAGGAACGAGAAGAGGTGAAGTTAGTTGGGCCACAAGGTGGAGATTGTAAGAAGATGGGCCAAACTCAATCTCAGCCCAATAAACTATACCTGCACAATAAAGGAAAAACGTTAGTTTTCCTTTTCACGTTATCATGTCGGTTAAACTAAATTGCTACGACAATTGGTAATAGGAAAGTCTGAGGACTATAAATAGGGAGGAAGTCATAGCTTTTAGGATCATCCGATACAAAGAGAATACAATAGATAAAAGAACAAGTTAGGCTTTGCATAAGAGTTGTCTTGTGATCTATATTGTGTTCTAAAGAAAAcctttaaagttaataaaacCAAGAACAGAGTTTGTTATCAAATTGATCGTTGAGTTCCATAAGCACAAGGTTGGATTAATATCCTAACAGTTAGCCGTCTATAATCCAGAAAGATCCATCTCTTATCTTATCATTTACCACGTGATTTGTTACTGATATATAACACTGTATATGTAACTGAAACTCAACTCAGTTTCACAGAAAAAAGCTCCATTTATGCtaaaacaaatctttatttttcacCCTAAATagaacaagaaaacaataaCCATAACCATACCTAAACTAACAAACATACCAAAATAGACCTGTTATTGTCTAATTCACCGGTGTCAATTCACTCAAAATCTTActaaatataaacattttttagcATGCGCATATATAAACTCAAGTCCTTCCTCTTCATGAAACCTAATCGGTTGTTCAAGCATAAACACAagaacgtatatatatatatacatatactcatacaatatatatacgtTTCCGTGTTTATACTACACGCACAATGTCAATCAATCTCCTTATGACCCTCCTCGGGACGACCTTCCTCCTTCTCGTTGCCTCAAGCCAAGCGTTGAAGCTTTCTCTCGGTGACCCCTGCACTGTGGCGGATTATCCAAAATTATGCAGACGCACGATTAAGGGTCAAACGAATGTCAACGCAGCGACGGATATGGCCATAAAAGAGCTAATGAAGCGGACCATGCAAGCCAAAGATATGGCCAAGAAAGAGCCGAAAGGCGACGGAGGAGTTGCGGTTTGTTTGTCCACCTTCGGTAGCGCGTTTGACAAC
This genomic window contains:
- the LOC125594786 gene encoding pectinesterase inhibitor 1-like; this translates as MSINLLMTLLGTTFLLLVASSQALKLSLGDPCTVADYPKLCRRTIKGQTNVNAATDMAIKELMKRTMQAKDMAKKEPKGDGGVAVCLSTFGSAFDNLDKALKNIQGNDGFSLNINLSAALTDYDTCSDAMKETGEVSVSVFYKSAGVLYKMADNCLALSTLVKL